Sequence from the Rutidosis leptorrhynchoides isolate AG116_Rl617_1_P2 chromosome 3, CSIRO_AGI_Rlap_v1, whole genome shotgun sequence genome:
GTGCACTATAAAGAGTCTAAGAATGACacgatttatttaattaataatggaGTCGTTAATAAGAACAATTGTATTTTATTATCACTTGTTCATTCGATTGCGCTAGAGATCTTTGACCATTCGAATATTTGGGATGTTAGTTGATTACATTCATTATCATGTTCATATTTGTTTGGTTTATGCAAAAGTTAATTTTTGAACTGTTAATGTATTGCAAGAATATTTAGGTAAAACTTGATTCAAATTAGTCGTTTTAACAAGTTGAATCTATAATGAGATCAAACCCCTTTTCAACTTAAGTTGCGTTTAATAAAACATAATGATTGATCATAAATTGGTTCAAAATTTGAATAATTTTGTGGTTTGATTTTGAataacaataacatgtttaatacgAAATAATCATTATGAATTAACACTTCGAATGATGTAAAATTAATCTACAAACCTTTTAACATGAGTAAATAAAGAATAATATTTTgatgagaattattattattttttggcaATATAACAAAAACTATATAGATGAGATCTTCATCGTAAAATGAAGATCGTAAATGAAACGTACAAAGACAAGAGATCGGGAAGGCTCGAAACTAGTAAACGTCACAAGTCGACATTCACTCCAACCTATCCAAACATTGACTTCCAAATCCTAAACAATACAAACTACCAATCTAACAAATGCTATTTGAAAAAACAATTATAAATAACTACAAAGACATAAAACGAAAAATAACCGAATTAATAAGCTTGTTTATCATTCCTCTTGTCCGGTCGATTTGTGAAACCATAAATTTTATCGATACGAATCCCTTTGCCACCACGGGATTCGAAATTGTATGAAACAACATTAGACGCGGAACTCCCAATACGTTTTCCGGGAACCCAAGGAATTCCTTGATCCTTAAATTGTTGAAAAAAACCAATATGCTCAGCACCGGAAGAACCCCCATCGTTGGACTCCATGAAAGACCTTTGTATCGCCTCTACACATTCTATGTCGTCGACATTATCTTTAAGAGAAAAAGTACTCTCAATGGGCACGTCTTTCCCATTAAATCTCGACACCTTCTTCTTCAACACAATTACAACTTTGGGCCCACTAGCTTCACCACGATTACCCGAATCCATCGCCTTCTTTCTCTTCTTCACCTTAATCAACTTACCAATCCTATCAACAAACGAAGATATTAGCGCCTCATCTTCAATTTCAGGATCCGAACTAACCACTAATGGAGTTTTAATAGATTCAGGCCCAACACACAAAGAATTAGCCTGTACTTTAATGACCTTGGAGTTAACATGAGAAACAACCTTCATCTTCAAAGACTGACTTGATTCACCAACATAAACAGGGTCCACTTGCTTCAACGCACCATCTTCTATGCCATAGTCAGAATTCTTTTTAGGCTCACTAGCATCGCCAAAGTTTAAAGAACCGAATTGAATTTCACCTTTAAAGGGTTCTCCATTAACACCCTTAAATTTAGAACCGGAACAAGGAACCTCGCCTCCAAGCGACGCCCGAGCAACATCAACCGCTTTTTAGTCTTCTCGTAGTGATTTGAATAAGGTGTAACCTTATTCATTAAGGGCGTGACGATCTCGGACACAATGAGAATTTCCACCCTAAGATTACAACTCGATCCCATTAAAACCGACTGGTTAATGTCCCCCAACATATCGCTATCAAACTCATCAAAAAGAGCTTGGTTTAACACGACCAAATCGTTAATCTCAGATGCCCAAACTTGAAAGTTAGAACACTCTGCATCTTTAATATTAACACTAATCAATTCGTAAATGTGTTTCATATTAGACGACTTGATAAACACGAATAAAGAACTGATGTTCCCCAACATGACCGAGGATTTAGCCACACCTATAACTTCGCCTAAAACACTTCCAATAACCTTAGCATTAGCGGCCGAAAAACAAGTGGCCGGGACACCTTTGACCTCGATCCAAGCAAAACGACAAAAATTTGAAGCCACATCAACAAACGGAACGGCTAAAGCGAATTCATCTTTCCCACACTCAATAATCTTATTTACCCCAACCAAATTACCACAAACACAAATACAAGCAAATAAACCGAAATGGCTTATATGATTAACATTAACCTTATGTTTAATCAAAAAATTCTTTACCTTTTCGTCTTTAAAAGGAGTGGAGTCAACAATAAGTACCGAACGCTCCATTTGGCTAGTAAAAGCAGCATTTATAGAGACACAATAATGAAGTTTTGAACCCGAAAGCACCTTGTGATTGCGGGATGATACATGCACTTTCCTACGAGGCCATCCCACATATATGGGTTTACCAAACACAAAAGACCCATTAAGAGTAGACACAGCAGACCTGGCAGCTTCTTCTTCAACAAATGTAAAAAATGCGTAACGACGGAACGCCCAAAATGTGACATCGTTGATTTCCCCAATTTTTCGGAATGTGGACTCAATCATGTCTCTCGTACATGAGATCCCCAATCTCCCTATGAAAACAGTGTGTGAAACGTCTTCACCCCCGGTGAAACCATTCGTTCTGGTCGCCGTTGTTGGTGGAAGACAAACCCTAGAAAAATTGGGAGGAAGACTGACATTCGATAGAGAAGGAAATAACTTAGGGTTGATGAAATTGGCAAAGGTTAGAGGATAATGTGGATCGGAGGTTGAATTTGAAACCGGAGAGGGAGATTGAGTGGTAGCGTGAGGCGGTGTGGTGGTGGTGGGAGTGGAAAAAGAGCCGTTGTTCTTTAATAGAGGAgagagcatttttttttttttttgccattaTTTTTGATGAGAACTATGAGATATAAATTCCTGGAGCATTAAAATACAATGAtgtataaattaattaataaagtATTTTAACTTTAAATGATTCAATTATACATTAATAAAGTATTCGAATCGTCAATTATTATTTAAAGATTACAAACAAATCAAGTTTTGAATCAATTTATTAAGACCTTAGAAGAGTGTAATCAACTACAATAGACAAACTTATAGTGTTAATCCGATTTCATAGATTTATTTGACTTGGCAACTTTAAATGTCTTAAATCAAATTTTCAATATAGTACGTTTaaagatttatttatttttttagattttaaaTCTCCAAAAGTCAAGATCGTCCCAAAAGCAGAAAATATATACTCGTATTACGTTGACTTTTGACAAAGAGATCTATGAGTCAGTGCCTATAATTTCAAAGAAACGACTTGTTTGCCTTTTTAATTTATTGAACATAGAATTGTCTTTTGGACATTATGTGCTTTTCCCCATTTTCTACGCTATTTTTTCCATATAAAATCCTCCAAATTTTCATAACATATTACTGCAAATCAAGTACCTCTTATATTTCTCTCAAGTAAATAAGCTTATATTACTTataacttataataattataattttataattataattataattataattataaatataattaaaataattacaacgtTACAAGTTCGCATACATGGCCGTACAACTAAGCAATGATCAAATCAGCGAGTTTCGTCAAGCATTTTCATTAATTGACAAGGATTcggatggtaattttttttttattaagttttaccTGTTTTTATTTCACTTATGTTATTGCAAAAGGTTGATGACCGACAATTCGGGTCATAAACGACTATCAATATATAATGTGAGTCATGCATGCACGACTCACAAAGCGATTATTATTACTATGACTCAAGGCTTAAGTCTATACCTTTTGTTTTTTTAATGGCATGCTGTCATCATTCATTATCATCTGAGCTACGCGCAAATAGCCTTTTATTTCAGTTATTTACCCATGTTTTTTTGAAGTACTAAAACTGAAATGGTGTAAGTTTACTTACAAGTTTTTTACAAATTATTTAACTAAGaaaaaatattaatgatgatgTATGTATCTAACCAGCCTTTGTTGATTAATGTTACGTTTGATTTTAATTAACAGGATTAATTACTATAGACGATCTAATAGGCGTGATTCAAACGTTGAATGAAAATGCTACTAATGAAGAAGTCCAAGAAATGATGAAAGAAGTCGATGCAAATGATGACGGAACTATAGATTTCGACGAGTTTCTCACTATCATGTCTAGAAGAATGAAAGTAAGCACTCAATATAGTTAATGTTGCTTTTTCGATAATCAACTTTTCGTCACTAATTCTAAGTGATTTACAGGATAACGCAAGCGACGAGCTAAAAGAAGCCTTCAAAGTATTCGATAGGGATCAAGATGGTTACATTTCACCAGATGAGGTAATTAAGTTAGAGAAAATTACATGAATAGTCCTTGTAGTTTACACGTATTTCCAGTTTTACGAAATGACAACTTTTATAACCATAACAATCCTTGGATTAACGTTTGCGTTGCTCATATTTCATTTCGATATCCCATAACCAAGGTTGGAGAActtggatctcggggagatctcgtttggacttttttggggagatctcggcatctcggaataatctcggggagatctcggacgttgacttacattgactttatagtttttttaataaaaatatacataaaaacataactatagttatatttatatacgtttttacgagattttacaaaaatatccgagaaatgagggagaaaatattagaaattacgaattttacatgaaAATCATACAAATTAGCAaaaaaattcgagaaatcgtggctttgactaagtttgaccccgttgatcgagaaatctcgggagatgaacatctcgtctcggttgccttctaaaaacgagatctcggaggagatctcggggagaactcgggagatttacaacattgCCCATAACTAACTAAATGGTTATGACTAGTTATCGAACCCTTACTTCACGAcgggggttcgattttcaatgtattttattgtgtttattatGTAAAATTATTTGTTGCTAAGGATCATGTCGTTGAAgcacaactcgagtcgaactaaaaggtataatccgtcaaagatttaaatgttattttacatcTCCACGTTTTGCTatataattgtcgacttttaaaaatttaacgcaaaatcaacgtgtatgaaaagtacctcaaatatttatcgttttttaaaaagcgtccgttttgcctatagttagtgacattgtgttcctaaaattatttcgagtttaacgatgttgtcggaaaaattaactcgttgcgagcgagaagatatgacccgttgaatacttgggtggagtttagttaagatttttttttataaaaatagttatttgacactttacccccctgtttggggggccagttttaatttttgaacaaaggttGGGGGCTTTACTTGCGAAAAGGGAAAAAAAGTgaaaaaagggaaaaaaaaaaatgtgaaatgAAAATGCCACTaattactattcatcatttttgtctaatagttaatatggtaatgtGTAGTTGAGGAACGTTATGATAAATTTGGGGGAGCGATTAAAAGATGAAGAATTGGAACAAATGATACGAGAAGCCGATCTTGATGGAGATGGCGTAATAAGTTATGAGGAGTTCGTTAGAGTTATGATGAATGCATGATGAAGATGAAACTTGGGATTATTTATTTACCAGCAACAATGTTTGATGTAAGGGTCCAAAGAAGATCACTAAAGTTAATTTAATCTTTGTAATATACCTAACTGAATAATCTTTTTACCTTATTTTCTCGCAATTTATGTTGTCGTTTTTCATAAGTTTTTTGTTTCTTTTTGGGATCATAAGCTTTTTCCCATTCTAGATGGAGGAAATATGTTATGGAAAGAAAAATAGACGTTTTATATTTTTGTTGATATGCATTTCAATATTGTAAGttgtttgtatttatatatatgtatatgtatatgtatatatgtattatcAGACGGTCATATAGTTTTGCTTAATTCTTCTTCACATTCTCCAGAAAATAAATAATCAAATTTAAATTAATCGGCAGCTAGAAAGAAAATGCAaaaaataagggtgtgttagcacaACCCGAAATCAAAATCTTGTTGGAAATTATCAACAGTATACCAAAATGTGTTCCTGTCGTCTCACCAACTTCTCTCATGTCTAATTTAGATCCTTCCGTTGTTTCCTTTTCCTTTCCTTGTTTGAAATTGGAATTTTTAAAAACATTCCTTCAATCAAACCATCAATCCAACCATCGGACAGAAGTCAGCTAGCGAAAAAAATTGCTTACTTTGAATCGTCAAATACCTTTTGTTCTACCTCTTGTTCTAGAACAAGAAGTTCCAATCGAAGCATATATACTCGTAAATGGAAGTCGAAAGGGAAGGCAATAGAAAGGGGTCTCCCTCTCTTCGTCTTTTTCTTGTCGCTTTTCTCCGTGACACTTATGCTATGAGATACCAACCATATGATATCACCCACAAAGATAAGTGGGAATTATCCGTTCCTTGATCAAAGACTTGGTTGGATGCGGAATCTATTAAATAAATGGTTCAAAGGCATATAAAACTTATTTAATACGAATGCATAGACCATATGAAGTGTTTTTAGAAAACTGGTGTGTTGTCAACAACGAAATCCAAGTATATAATTATTGCTAAGGCAAGCAACGATCTGGTATCGTTGAAGAATATTATGTGGGAGTTCAGCAAAGAACAACCGAACTATGTGTTTTATTGTTATAGTCAAAGCGCGGTCATTTAGGAAAGAATCATGTGTTTTACAGCTGTACAAAACACGTTAACTTGTGGTAGTATTCTATTTGCGAACTCATAAATGACATTACAAAAAGAGCTTAACGAATGTAACTTTTAGTAGTTCTCTAGAAGAAAACTAGCCAGGGCCGTCTTATAATATTTGTGGGTTAGGGCCGAACGTGTGTAATACGTGTAAATGATGAAGATCGTtataataaatgatctactgatgccaaaaaatcgtcgtttaaaaaaataaaataaaaaaaataagaaagtctttaataataagttcaataatacTAAAAAAACGTTATGTACTAATATCAATCAAAATAACAGTTGTGGAAAACGTAATATCAAACCAAATAAACCTAAGTATGTAATGCTAAACTCCTATTTATTAAGTCTTTTTGGATATTGAACATTGTGCAGTTGTGTGATAGCACACCTTGCACGCATTGAAATGAAACTAGTTAATGGGTTAGTAGCTAGGCTTATAGTTAATTCACATTTCTAAATATGGGCGCGTAATCGGGCTTATAGTTGATTTTAGATCTCAATCATAGTGGAAACTCACGGGCTTCTTGACCAAACTATACGtctcttttttcttttctttgttattttctttttctttttctttttgagacTAATTCGGTTCTTGATTTGCTTCACACGAACCATTACTTTACAAGAAATTGTTGAAATTTCAACCAGTAAAATATAATAAATTGTTTGAACGAAGAAGGCATAAACTGCTCTTTGCCCAAAGAACTTCAAATTAATAAAGTATTTTGCTTTTAGAAACTTGTAAATGTAAAATGAATATGATAACCAACGGATCTTCGGTCCagcggtaccgcggttacacttgtgtactcgcagggctagaggtctcgggttcgaacctcgtcacccgctctaggaattgaaatatattccttgaaggtggcccaaagggaaggttttaccgacccgctccgggactaaggtccggcccgcctgccccacgggatggtttaagggtcggatcctcagagtgtggttcgggtttcctgcccgaaagcgcgcgtgtgtgtgcaaatgatgagtgtcgttgaaataaatgatacgctgatgcaagcttgcctttaaaaaaaataaaaataaaaatgaatatGATATGAGAATTCTATCTTTATAGCCCAAGCATATATGGAAGAATTTTTAAGAAATGGGCCCAATATATCTTTTCAGATTCTAATATTAACCAAACAAAGTGATATTCTTATGTTACTCCaactatttaaattttaaaaaacatTGTGCATGAATAAAGCAAGGAATCGTTTACACGCATTCTTGTTCGACAATTATGTTACTGAAATTGGCATAACGCGTATTCGTACTTTTTTTAGTCACTGATCGAATCCCGTTAGAAATCCATTTGAAGTTCTTTCTAAAGGTACATTACGCGTTAAAATTGACGAAAATGTTACAACATTTTCTTGTTCGTGAGTTGTTTGCCACTTTATGTGTGTCCTGCGTTAGGTATAACCAATTCCATTTAATGGTAGGACGTCACTTTAATGTGTTTGTTGAATTGCACATATGAAATTTCAACGATATTGCTCCGAATGTTATAACTAAAAAATGGAGTTGGTTTGTTTATTAAGCATGTAAAGGTAGGAGAAGACACAGTGTGTTGTGTCTATCGTCTCCCAAATAGTCTATAAAGTAAATTTATTAAGCTTCTTGTGAACAAAATATTTGTTGTACTTGCAAaattaggacaaaggacaattgtgTAGATCTTTATACCTCGTTTTACTTTGTAACGTTAATTAGGAAATCTTGTTAGAATCGTAGATTAAAAAACAATTGGTAATTGCAAGGTTAGTTCGATGACAATGAGCAAATGATaattactatatactatatatatatatatatatatatatatatatatatatatatatatatatatatatatatatatatatatatatatatatatattatatattatatattatattaagacatATATCTGAGGATATCCGATAAACCATATCCAAAAGTGTGACAAGAATCTGTGATTTATGTTTCAAACATCTgtgattactatatatatatatatatatatatatatatatatatatatatatatatatatatatatatatatatatatatatatatatatatatatattatattatattaagacATATATCTGAGGATATCCGATAAACCATATCCAAAAGTGTGACAAGAATCTGTGATTTATGTTTCAAACATCTGTACGTGAAGCTACATTTTTTATGTAGTATCATCATCATacgtaataattatattagtattagtatagccTTTTTTAAGTTTTAAATTAGATTTAAATAAATCAAAACTTAAATTAAGAGGAAAAAAAACAATAAAAAACCCCTTtgtatatatatagaatattaGAATATAGATCATGATTGTAACACGGAAATGATCCAAACGTGTGATCGACAACCCAAACCCATACCTATAAGGCAAGGTATATATCGATGACAATGATAATAGTCAAACTTAAAGAATAATAAACCATTTTtttcaaataaaataaaatttaaatattaatattattattttgaattTGGTAACTGAATACTCCATACTATTCTTCTTCCATATCAGATTTTTTTATAACCATATTGAACTCATAATCATTATTTCCTAAATCTCATTTTCGTTGCACAATCTCTTTTTTTGGTTATAATATCACTCCATTTAAATGAAATTTGagttttattttattataattattacaaattaaacaTTATGAATTCCTACCTAAAATATTCATTAACAAGCGAGTAAATTAGCTTACCGACCTTAATAACAGATTTATTTAAtacaataaaatataaaaatatcaatatcaatttagaaggattagttTCTTTGATGTTTCCAACACCGCCTATATGAATATGAAGAATATATATAACGTATACCATGATCAAACACACATTCACCCTAATTCTTATCAATTCCTTTCACTTTCAACTAATCTCATCTGTCATATAttacttattataataattaatataaataaaaatatatttgtccTGCTTTTGGAACCAAAACAGTTATGGAAATTCAGCCACACGACATAGGCATTATGCTGCACAGCATTAGCACGAACACCCTCACAAAATCCAAAAAAAGATGGCGTCGTGCATATTTCACCATTTATTTCTCAA
This genomic interval carries:
- the LOC139899293 gene encoding calmodulin-like isoform X2; this translates as MAVQLSNDQISEFRQAFSLIDKDSDGVIQTLNENATNEEVQEMMKEVDANDDGTIDFDEFLTIMSRRMKDNASDELKEAFKVFDRDQDGYISPDELRNVMINLGERLKDEELEQMIREADLDGDGVISYEEFVRVMMNA
- the LOC139899293 gene encoding uncharacterized protein isoform X1, translated to MAVQLSNDQISEFRQAFSLIDKDSDGLITIDDLIGVIQTLNENATNEEVQEMMKEVDANDDGTIDFDEFLTIMSRRMKDNASDELKEAFKVFDRDQDGYISPDELRNVMINLGERLKDEELEQMIREADLDGDGVISYEEFVRVMMNA